Below is a window of Paraburkholderia kururiensis DNA.
CAGATGCAGCGCGAGCTGCGTGAACAGATATTCCATGGCATAGGGCGAAGCGTCGGGCAGATGGCGCATCACGCCGACCGTTGCTTCGGTGTGGAGGTCAGTGGTCATGAAGGTGACGAAGGCGAGCGGCTTGCCCTGCTGGCGCACCAGCATCACGGACTGCGCCGCAAGGTAGCCCGCCGTAAAGGCAGCCACCGAAAAGCTCTTTTCACGCGCGACCCGGCTTTCCAGCCACGCGTCGGAGATTTCGCGCAGGATGGGCAGGCAGTCGGGCACACGGTCGGGCTCGATCAGCTCGATGGAAAAGCCGTCGCGCTCGCCGCGTTTCAACGCATAGCGCAGATGCGCACGGTGCGAGCCCTTGAGCTCGAACTCGGGCAGCGCGATGTGCGCTTCCTCGCCGAGCTTCATGAGCGTGAGGCCGGCGTCCAGGTAGAGCGGCAGCGCATCCGCACGCACCTGGTAGAACGCAGCCCGGCCGCCGTGTGCGTGGGCCAGCGCGACGAACTGCCGGATCAGACCGGGCCATTCGCAGCGCGGGCCCACGGGGTCGTGCAGCGCGGCCCACGTGCGACCGCGCTTGGCGTACATGAGGAAGGCCTCGCGCGACTCGGAGAACAGGAAGCTCTTGTCGCCCATCATCGCGAGCACGGCGTCGCTGCGCTCCTGGGCGCGCACGATGCGCGCGGCTTCGAGCAGATCGGCTGCCTCGGGCTTTTCGAAGCGGCCCGGCGCGGGACGCAACAGTTGCCAGCACGCGAGCGCCGAGGCGAGCAGACCCGCCGCCAGCGTGGCGCGCAAGGCGCGCGGCGCGCGTTCGTCGAAGGCGAACTGCCACCAGAGGTGCTGCGAGTATTGAACGTCGCGGAAGGCGAAGAAGAGCACCCACACCGCGAGCGCGATCACCATGCCCACCGACACCAGCCAGCCCGGCGTGAAGCGCTCGGCGAACAGCGACGAATGGCGGTTGAAGCGCTTGCGCGTGGCGAGCAGCAACGCAATCAGCACGCACAGCACGCCCGCTTCGACGAAGGCGAGACCCTTGGCGAGCGAGAGCGCGAGGTTCAGCGACGCGATGATGAGCGCGAACCACCACGCCGCGTCGAGCCGGCGCAGCAGGCCGCGGGCGACGAAGAGCAGGAGCACGCCGAACAGGCTCGCGAGCATCTGCGAGCTTTCCATGACCCACAGCGGCAGCACGGTTTGCAGGATAGCGATGCGCTTCATGAACGCGGGCGTGGCGCCCGAAATCACGAGCATGCCGCCCACCACGAAGGTGCAGATGGCGAGAAAGAGCGGCGCGAGCTGCGAGACGCTTTGCGCGCCGCGCTGCGCGAAGCCCGACGCGAGCGGTGCCTTGAGGGCGCGTCCTTCGAACACGGCGAGCACGCCGGCGGAGAGCGCAAGCGGCACGCCGAAGTAGATCGCGCGATACGCGAGCAGCGCGGCGAGCATCTGCGGAGTCGGCACGGTGCCGCCCAGCGCGTAGACCATCGCGGCCTCGAACACGCCCACGCCACCCGGCGTGTGCCCGATCATGCCGAGCAGCATCGCGGCCGCGTAGACGGTGACGAACTGGACAAAGCCCACCTGCGCTGCGACCGACGTGCCCTTGTGCGGCAGCAGCGCCCACAGCGCGAGGCCGGCCGCGATCACGTCGACCACGGCGAGTGCCAGTTGCGCCACGAGGTCGCGCCGCGCCGGGACGTTGAACGAGAGCGCGTCGCGGCCGAAGAGCCGCAGCTTTTTCGGCGCCGCGCCGCACGCGGCGATCAGCGCGCCGCTGGCGGCCAGCAGCATCGCGCCCATGAGCCGCAGCACGTCGGGCGCCAGCCCCATCATGCCGGCCAGCGTGCCGGCCGAGGCGACCATGCCGGCCGCCGTCATCATCGCGAGGGCCAGGGCGAGCGTGATGCTCGTGAACACGGTCATGCGGCCCACCTGCACGGGCGTGACGCCCGCCACGCCGTATACGCGGCAGCGTACGGCGCCGCCCGTCAGCGCGCCGAAGCCCGTGGCGTTGCCGAGCGCCGATCCCACGGTGGCGCCGACCCACAGCGGCAGACGCGGCACCCTGGCGTCGACGTAGCGCAGCCCGACGGCATCGCGGCCCACCAGCGCGACGAAGCTCGCGGCCGTGGCGCCGAGCGCGCCGATCCATTCGCGCGCGCTCAGGTGACAGAGCTGCGAGACGACGGAGCGGTAATTGACGGTTTGCGAGAGGTGTTGAAAGACCAGCAGCAGGAGCGCGCAGACGCTTGCCGCAAGGACGGGCACCGCGAAGCGCTGCAGGTGCCGCGAACCACAGACGCGCCGCGCAAGAGCACGGACACGGGCGAAGCAGGATGAATCAGTGTCTGACATGTATCGGCAAGGATATGGACTGGCATCGTGCCGCTGTGGCCCCGAATCTCGAGGCGCTGCCCCCGGCGGCGGCACGGTCGATCCTTTACAGCTTGTGTACGCCTGTCGGGCGGGCGGAGATCCGCCAGCCTTGTTGCGCTTGAACGCGCGCCTGCGTATGCGCCCACCGGCGTGTTCGGCCCGTTAGCGCGCGTAAAGATTTCGTAAAAGACAGCAAACGGCTATAACGGCCGAACGGTTGACGGCCTTTAGGGAAATGTCTGGATTTGTTGTGTCGATGAAAGATTTTGTCCGGTCCTGGCTTACGGTGTTCAGACAAATGATCCGCGTCGACGCGAGCGCAGACCGACTAGGCCACGGCACCGCGGCGCGCGGTCAACCGCACTGCCGCGACACTCGCGGCCATCACCGCCAGCATCCCGAGCCACTGCGCCGCCGACAGCCGCTCATGCAGCACCACGAAGCCGAGCGCCGCGCCGATTGCCGGTTCGAGGCTCATCAGCACGCTGAAGGCGCCCATGTCCATGCGGCGCAGGGCCATCATTTCGAGCGAGTACGGCAGGAGCGGCACGAGCAGCGCAAGCCCCGCGGCGGCCGGCCACAGGGCGGCAGGCAAGCCGGCCGGGTCGACCGCTCGCGCCACCGGCAAGGTGAGGGCGGCGGCCACCGCGAGCGAAAGCGCGAGCCCTTCCTGCTGTGAAAAGAGCTGACCGACGCGGCGTGTGAGCACGATGTACGCGCCCCAGCCCAGCGCCGCGCCGCCCGCCAGCAGCATGCCGGCCGGGTCGAGCGCGCCGTGGGCGCTGCCTGCGCTCATGGCAAGCACGCCGGCGCCGGCCAGCGCGGGCAACGCGAAGCGCGGCCAGCCGCGCAACGCGGCGGCCGCGACCGCGAGCGGCCCCAGAAAGCCGATGGTCGCCGTGGCGCCAAGCGGAATGCGCAGCACCGCCTCGAAGTAGCAGAGCGTCATGCCGGCCATCGCGGCCCCCAGCGCGAGCGCGGCCCGCCACTGCGCCCCCGTCAGCCGGAAGAGACGCGGCCGCGCGAGCAGGAGCAGCACGAGCGCGGCGCACACCAGCCGCAACGCGGTGACGGCCGCGGAGCCGTGCGCGGTCATCAACGGCTCGGAGAGCGCCGAGCCCAATTGCACGCTGATCATGGACCCGGTCGCGAGGGCGGGACCGGCGAGGCGCGGCGAGGCGGATTCGGTGGCGTGGGGTGTCACGGGCGAGTCTCCTTCGATATTGCCGTCACGGTACCCGTGCCCGCGGTTCAAAGGAACGTGGCAGAATCTATCGCCTCCCATAACGATCTCTTATGGCAATGGATCTCGATATCGGATCGCTGCGCGTCTTTCTCGCCTGCGTGCGCCTCGGCAGCATCAGCCGGGCGGCACACGCGTTCGGGCGCACGCAGCCGGCGCTCAGCCAGCAATTGCGGCGGCTCGAAGAACTGGTCGGCGATGCGCTGTTTCAGCGCGCGGCGAAAGGCGTGTCGCTGACCGACGCCGGGATGGCGCTGCTGCCCTACGCCGAGCGCATCGTCGCGCTTTCCGGCGAGGCGCTGGCCGGCGTGCCACGCGCGACCTTGTCGGGGCGGTGCAGCGTGGGCCTCCTGGAAGATCTCACCGGTACCGCGTTGCCCGCCGCGTTCGCGGACTTCAGCTGCCTGCATCCTTCGACGACGCTCGAACTGCTGGTGCTGGGCGGCGCCGAGACGATGGGCGCGCTGGAGTCGGGCCGCATCCAGCTTGCGCTTTGCGACGCCGCGTTTCTCGAGCGGCCGCTGCGCTGGGGCACGCACGTGCCGCTCTGGTGGGCGGCGGCGGAGGGCTTCGATGCATTCGCCGACCCATTGCCGCTCGTGCTCTTTTCGGAGCCGTGCCGCTGGCGCAACGTCATCTTTTCCGCGCTGGCGCAGGCGGGGCGCCCGTGGAAAGTGGCCTTCGAAAGCGGCAGTCTCTCCGCGGTTCAGGCGGCGGTGCGCGCGGGCGTCGGCGTGGCCACGCTGTTGCCCACGGCGACGGGACCGGGCATTGCCCGCGTGCCCGACCCGGTGGGATTGCCCGCGCTGCCCGACATCGAGATCGGACTCGCGCGACGGGCCGGCAACGAAGAGGACGGCCTCGTGAACGCGGTGGAGGCGTTGCTGAAGCAGTTGGTGGCGTGAAGGGAGCGGCGGGGCGCTGCCGGATAAGAAAAACGCGGCCGGAGCCGCGTAAGCGCATCATGCGGTCGGATAGACCGAATCAGCGTGGAGATCGGGGAGGTCGCTTGCGAAAAGGCGACGCATCGAGCCGCCGAATATAACGAAATTCGTTACCAATGTTGATTCCCGAAATGGCAATTCAGTATTGAATTCGGCGCAGAAATGAAGATCAGCGCAGCGAGCAGTCAATCGTGATGCCCATTTAACCGCCATTTGGCGGCGGATAACGCACAAAGCCGCAGGCGCCGTGGATCGGTTCAGCGCAGGCATCACCATTATTTCTTCTCCGTCGAATAACCATTGCGGGAAATAAATGGAATTCCATTCGGCACGCGTCACCGTTTTGATACAGCGCGTTTAGCGGACGAATCGATTCGAATTAAGGCGGGTTAGTCTCCTCGGGCAATTGCGGCATAGGTCGTATTTCCGCGTGCATTGCCTCGTTTATAGACAGGAGAACATCAATGAAAAGACTTGCCCTCACCCTGCTTGCGCCGTCCGCACTGTTCGCTGCCGGCACGGCTCACGCGCAGACCAGCGTGACACTGTACGGCACCATCGACACCTCGATCACCTACGTGCACAACGCCCAGGGCAACCAGAACCTGTGGGCCCTCGGCAACAGCAGCAACGGCAATCTCTCCGGCACGCGCTGGGGCATCAAGGGTTCGGAAGACCTGGGCGGCGGCCTGAAGGCGATCTTCCAGCTGGAAAACGGCTTCAATCCATCCACAGGACAACTCGGCCAGGGCGGCCGGATGTTCGGCCGCCAGGCATACGTGGGGCTGGCGAGCGCGCAGTACGGGTCGGTCACGCTCGGCCGTCAGTACGATCCGCTGATCGACCTCGTGCAGGGTCTCACCGAAGACAACTACTTCGGCAGCGCCTTCGCCACGGCGGGCGACGTCGACAACTACGACAACAGCTTTCGCGTGAACAACGCCGTGAAGTACACGTCGCCGGTGTGGTACGGCCTGCAGGCCGAGGCGATGTATTCGTTCGGCGGCGTGGCGGGCAGCACGGGCGCCGGACAGTCGTATGCGGGCGCGGTCTCGTACACGAACGGGCCGCTCGGCGTGGCCGCCGGCTACTTCTACGCGGCCAACAGCCAGGCGACGGCGGTGCCCCGCACCACGTGGGACAGCACGTCGGACGGCACTTTCGACGGCCCCGTCAACCTCGGCTACCAGACCGCGCATTCGCTCTCCATCGCGCGCGTGGCCGGGCAGTACACGCTCGGCCAGTTCACGTTCGGGCTCGGTTACAGCAACGCGCAATACCGGCCCGACAGCAGCTCGACCTTCGTTTCCAGCGAGAAGTACAACACCGGCCAGGGCTGGGTGAACTATCAGGTCGGGGTGCCGTTGCTGGTGGGCGTCGGATACAGCTACACGAAGGCGAACGGCGATACGTCGGCGACTTACCACCAGATTTCGCTGGGCGCCGACTACAACCTCTCGAAGCGCACCGACGTTTATCTGACCGCCGCCTATCAGCATGCGAGCGGCCAGACGGGCAACGGCACGGGCGGTTCGATGGCGGCCCAGGCGTCGATCGGCTCGTACGGCTACGCCGGCACGAGCACGCAGGAGATGGTCAATCTGGGGCTGCGCCACAAGTTCTGACCGAAGTTCTGACCGACGGCGGCACGCGCGACATCACGCGTGCCGCGATGCCGGCGCGCTGCACGGCCACGTTGCTTCGAAGCGCGCGAGTTCGCGCAACCCCGGCCCAACGCGGCACGTGACGGCGGCTCCGTATCGTCGTTACCGGACGGCGCATCCACGGTGCCTGCGTCACGTGGCGAACACGCGAAACACGCTGTTGAAGAGCCGCGAGACGCGCGCGAGCACGGTGCGTGGCGCGTGCCACGCACTCGTCAGCGAAACGCGCGCGGCCTCGTGGCCGTCCGTGCTGAGCCAGATGCGCTCGCCGCGTTGCAGGCGCATCGTCTCGCCTGCGTTCATCCAGTAGTCGTATGGCGAGCAAATGCGCGTGAGCCAGATGCGTTCGCTGTGCACGCGCAACTCGGCGTCGGCGGTGACGCGCCAGGTGACGGTGGCGGCCGGGTTCACCGCGAAATGGAGCACGAGCTTCGGCAACGCTTCGTCGT
It encodes the following:
- the mprF gene encoding bifunctional lysylphosphatidylglycerol flippase/synthetase MprF, which produces MSDTDSSCFARVRALARRVCGSRHLQRFAVPVLAASVCALLLLVFQHLSQTVNYRSVVSQLCHLSAREWIGALGATAASFVALVGRDAVGLRYVDARVPRLPLWVGATVGSALGNATGFGALTGGAVRCRVYGVAGVTPVQVGRMTVFTSITLALALAMMTAAGMVASAGTLAGMMGLAPDVLRLMGAMLLAASGALIAACGAAPKKLRLFGRDALSFNVPARRDLVAQLALAVVDVIAAGLALWALLPHKGTSVAAQVGFVQFVTVYAAAMLLGMIGHTPGGVGVFEAAMVYALGGTVPTPQMLAALLAYRAIYFGVPLALSAGVLAVFEGRALKAPLASGFAQRGAQSVSQLAPLFLAICTFVVGGMLVISGATPAFMKRIAILQTVLPLWVMESSQMLASLFGVLLLFVARGLLRRLDAAWWFALIIASLNLALSLAKGLAFVEAGVLCVLIALLLATRKRFNRHSSLFAERFTPGWLVSVGMVIALAVWVLFFAFRDVQYSQHLWWQFAFDERAPRALRATLAAGLLASALACWQLLRPAPGRFEKPEAADLLEAARIVRAQERSDAVLAMMGDKSFLFSESREAFLMYAKRGRTWAALHDPVGPRCEWPGLIRQFVALAHAHGGRAAFYQVRADALPLYLDAGLTLMKLGEEAHIALPEFELKGSHRAHLRYALKRGERDGFSIELIEPDRVPDCLPILREISDAWLESRVAREKSFSVAAFTAGYLAAQSVMLVRQQGKPLAFVTFMTTDLHTEATVGVMRHLPDASPYAMEYLFTQLALHLKGAGFRSLSLGVAPLSGMQPTPLASPWHRAAALAWRFGGWFYNFRGLRGFKNKFQPHWEPRYLAASGSVSVLLTLADLSLLAGGSRS
- a CDS encoding EamA family transporter, translated to MTPHATESASPRLAGPALATGSMISVQLGSALSEPLMTAHGSAAVTALRLVCAALVLLLLARPRLFRLTGAQWRAALALGAAMAGMTLCYFEAVLRIPLGATATIGFLGPLAVAAAALRGWPRFALPALAGAGVLAMSAGSAHGALDPAGMLLAGGAALGWGAYIVLTRRVGQLFSQQEGLALSLAVAAALTLPVARAVDPAGLPAALWPAAAGLALLVPLLPYSLEMMALRRMDMGAFSVLMSLEPAIGAALGFVVLHERLSAAQWLGMLAVMAASVAAVRLTARRGAVA
- a CDS encoding LysR family transcriptional regulator, with protein sequence MDLDIGSLRVFLACVRLGSISRAAHAFGRTQPALSQQLRRLEELVGDALFQRAAKGVSLTDAGMALLPYAERIVALSGEALAGVPRATLSGRCSVGLLEDLTGTALPAAFADFSCLHPSTTLELLVLGGAETMGALESGRIQLALCDAAFLERPLRWGTHVPLWWAAAEGFDAFADPLPLVLFSEPCRWRNVIFSALAQAGRPWKVAFESGSLSAVQAAVRAGVGVATLLPTATGPGIARVPDPVGLPALPDIEIGLARRAGNEEDGLVNAVEALLKQLVA
- a CDS encoding porin; this encodes MKRLALTLLAPSALFAAGTAHAQTSVTLYGTIDTSITYVHNAQGNQNLWALGNSSNGNLSGTRWGIKGSEDLGGGLKAIFQLENGFNPSTGQLGQGGRMFGRQAYVGLASAQYGSVTLGRQYDPLIDLVQGLTEDNYFGSAFATAGDVDNYDNSFRVNNAVKYTSPVWYGLQAEAMYSFGGVAGSTGAGQSYAGAVSYTNGPLGVAAGYFYAANSQATAVPRTTWDSTSDGTFDGPVNLGYQTAHSLSIARVAGQYTLGQFTFGLGYSNAQYRPDSSSTFVSSEKYNTGQGWVNYQVGVPLLVGVGYSYTKANGDTSATYHQISLGADYNLSKRTDVYLTAAYQHASGQTGNGTGGSMAAQASIGSYGYAGTSTQEMVNLGLRHKF
- a CDS encoding DUF2917 domain-containing protein, with the translated sequence MEEASQQSSLQSASQLLSHRPVQQNPRDDEALPKLVLHFAVNPAATVTWRVTADAELRVHSERIWLTRICSPYDYWMNAGETMRLQRGERIWLSTDGHEAARVSLTSAWHAPRTVLARVSRLFNSVFRVFAT